TGCAATACGAACTGATTGCCAAACGCTATACGAAGCCGCTGATCGACATGTGCGATCAAAACGCTCTTGAAAATCTTTCGGAACTTTTGAGCGGCGTTGCCGAATCGTTCAAGAATGAAAAATTCATTCAGATCATGAACAGCAGCGACGTCAAAAGCGAAGCGAAAACGGCACTGGTACTGGATATGGTAGCCCCTGCGAAAAGTCAGGTGGCCAACAATCTGGTCAAGCTGCTGGCCGAGAACGGCCGTCTTGCTTTGATTCCCGCCCTTGCGAGCGAACTTAAACGCGAGATCGCCCGTTCCAAACGGATGTATCAGGGACGCATCTACAGCAATAACACGATTGATCAGGCATCGGTCGATTCAATCGCACGTGATCTCGGAAACAAAGTCGGTGCAACCATCGCTTTGGAATACGTTCCGGCTCAATACGACGGCATCCGTGTCGAAGTGGACGAGCTCAACATCGAGATCAATTTTTCAAAAAGCCGCCTCAACGCTCAGTTGGTTGAGCACATTTTAAAAGCAATTTAACCCTCGCGAAAGGAGAAACTAGTGGTAGCAAAAGTACAAGCAGACGAAATCAGTTCGATTATTAAAGAGCGGATTGAGAATTTCGAACTTAACGTAGATATTAATGAAACCGGTAAAATTGTCTCATACGGAGACGGAATCGCACAAGTATATGGCTTGAACGACGTTATGGCCGGTGAAATGGTCGAATTCGAGGACGGTACTCGCGGTTTGGCGATGAACCTCGAAGAGAGCAGCGTAGGGGTTGTTGTTCTCGGTAAAGGGAAAGAACTCCGCGAAGGGATGTCGGTAAAACGTCTCGGCCGCCTTCTGCGCGTTCCGGTCGGTGATGCACTTCTCGGACGTGTCGTCAACGCCCTCGGTGAGCCGATCGACGGTAAAGGGCCTATCGAAACGACCGAAGTCCGTTTCGTTGAAGAAAAAGCTCCGGGGATCATGGCGCGTAAATCGGTTCATGAACCGATGGCAACCGGTATCAAGGCAATCGATGCCCTCGTTCCGATCGGCCGTGGACAGCGTGAGTTGATCATCGGTGACCGCCAAACCGGTAAAACAACGGTAGCACTCGACACCATCATCAACCAAAAAGGTAACGGTGTCGTCTGTATTTATGTTGCGGTAGGTCAAAAAGAATCAACGGTTGCTCAGGTTATCCGCCGCCTCGAAGAGCACGGCGCTCTTGAGTACACCATTATCGTATCGGCTACCGCTTCTGAAGCGGCGGCTCTTCAATTCCTTGCACCCTATACCGGCGTAACAATGGGTGAATATTTCCGTGACAATGCACGCCACGGTCTGATCATTTACGATGACCTCTCAAAACA
The DNA window shown above is from Campylobacterota bacterium and carries:
- a CDS encoding F0F1 ATP synthase subunit delta, coding for MQYELIAKRYTKPLIDMCDQNALENLSELLSGVAESFKNEKFIQIMNSSDVKSEAKTALVLDMVAPAKSQVANNLVKLLAENGRLALIPALASELKREIARSKRMYQGRIYSNNTIDQASVDSIARDLGNKVGATIALEYVPAQYDGIRVEVDELNIEINFSKSRLNAQLVEHILKAI
- the atpA gene encoding F0F1 ATP synthase subunit alpha, whose amino-acid sequence is MVAKVQADEISSIIKERIENFELNVDINETGKIVSYGDGIAQVYGLNDVMAGEMVEFEDGTRGLAMNLEESSVGVVVLGKGKELREGMSVKRLGRLLRVPVGDALLGRVVNALGEPIDGKGPIETTEVRFVEEKAPGIMARKSVHEPMATGIKAIDALVPIGRGQRELIIGDRQTGKTTVALDTIINQKGNGVVCIYVAVGQKESTVAQVIRRLEEHGALEYTIIVSATASEAAALQFLAPYTGVTMGEYFRDNARHGLIIYDDLSKHAVAYREMSLILRRPPGREAYPGDVFYLHSRLLERAAKLNDEMGAGSLTALPIIETQAGDVAAYIPTNVISITDGQIFLETDLFNSGIRPAINVGLSVSRVGGAAQIKATKQVAGTLRLDLAQYRELQAFAQFASDLDEVSRKQLERGQRMVEVLKQPPYSPLGAEKQALIIFAGNEGYLDDIAASAVVKFEADLYPFVEASYPQILENIRSSSKIDDETTALMKKALEEFKSTFVAE